In Mesorhizobium sp. J428, the genomic window TCTCGGCCACGGCTTCCTCGGACGCCGGTACGCTCGCCCAGCGTGCGGTCGCCATGGCGAAGGTCTCGCCGGAGGACCCTTACCAGGGGCTTGTCGATCCGGCGCTTCTTGCTGACGGCGTCGTCGACCTCGACCTGTTCGACCCGACGGAGCTGTCCGCCGAGCAGTTGCGCGAGGCCGCGCTGGAAATGGAAGAGGCCGCGCTCGCCATCAAGGGTGTCTCCAATTCGGGCGGTTCGAGCGCCAGCGCCGGCATGGGCGGCATGGTGCTGGCCACTTCGCACGGCTTCGTCGGCCACTACGCCGCAACCCGCTTCTCGCGCTCGGTCAGTGCCGTCGCCGGAGAAGGCACCGGCATGGAGCGCGATTACGACTTCTCCTCGCGCCAGCACTATCTCGACCTTGAAAGCGCGGCCGCGATCGGCAGGAGCGCCGGCGAACGCGCGGTGCGCCGTCTCGGCGGGCGCAAGGTGCCGACCGGCACTGTGACGGCCATCTTCGACCCGCGCGTCGCACGCGGCATCGCGGGCCACCTCGCCGGTGCGATCAACGGCGCCAGCGTGGCGCGCAAGACAAGCTTCCTGCGCGATATGATGGGCAAGCAGGTCGCCGCCGCGGCCATCACCGTCACCGACGATCCGCTGCGCCGCCGCGGCCAGTCCTCGCGGCCCTTCGACGGCGAGGGCGTGCGTGGAAAGCCCCTCACCATGGTCGATCGCGGCGTGCTTCAGCACTGGTTCCTATCGAATTCCGCCGCGAAGGAGCTTGGCCTAAAGACCAACGGACGCGGCGCGCGGTCCGGCTCGTCCGTGTCGCCGACCTCGACCAACCTGGCGATCGAGCCGGGTGCCATCTCGCCGAAGGACATGATCGCCGGTCTCAAGTCGGGCTTCTACGTGACCGAGGTGTTCGGCCAGGGCGTCAACATGGTGACCGGGGAATATAGCCGCGGCGCCTCCGGCTTCTGGATCGAGAACGGCGAGCTGACCTTCCCGGTGACGGAGGTGACGATCGCCTCCAACCTCAAGGACATGTTCCTGGCGCTCGTTCCGGCGAACGATCTCGACCGCAACTTCGGCACGGCCGCGCCAACGCTGCTGATCGAAGGG contains:
- a CDS encoding TldD/PmbA family protein, which codes for MTDSPDSKKLAERVAALVDAAKRAGADAADAVAVRSRSKGVTVRLGKVESTEASESDDISLRVFVGQRVASVSATASSDAGTLAQRAVAMAKVSPEDPYQGLVDPALLADGVVDLDLFDPTELSAEQLREAALEMEEAALAIKGVSNSGGSSASAGMGGMVLATSHGFVGHYAATRFSRSVSAVAGEGTGMERDYDFSSRQHYLDLESAAAIGRSAGERAVRRLGGRKVPTGTVTAIFDPRVARGIAGHLAGAINGASVARKTSFLRDMMGKQVAAAAITVTDDPLRRRGQSSRPFDGEGVRGKPLTMVDRGVLQHWFLSNSAAKELGLKTNGRGARSGSSVSPTSTNLAIEPGAISPKDMIAGLKSGFYVTEVFGQGVNMVTGEYSRGASGFWIENGELTFPVTEVTIASNLKDMFLALVPANDLDRNFGTAAPTLLIEGMTLAGS